The genomic segment AGAAATAAAAAAATAAAAAAGATCATCGATATTAAGACATATTCTACAGGTGTAATTAGAAGTTTTGGTACTTTATATTTAAATGATGAAAAGCAGAAGGTGCCAGGAGATTTCGTGCAGTTCAAAGACATTGCTTCATTTGCAGGTCAAAAAATAGAAATTAAAGATACTGATAAAGATGATGATTATAAATTATCTTGGATAGAGATAAATGATGCAGGTAAGAAATTATTGATTTGTGATAGAAATATTTTGAAAAATATTTCATGGAATGAACTAAATGATCAAAATTTAGTTTTTGGTAAAGTAGTAATAGTAGAAGGGGAAAAATACATCTTAAGGCTCTTAACTGGATATAGTGAAAAGAAAAATTATAAGAATAATGAATGGGATAAGTATATAGTAAATTCCAACAAAATTGATGGACTTCCACCAAGTGAAGATTATGATGTAGATAATAATATAAAGAAATTTGATGATGAGAAGATTAATGGAAATAATAATGCTTTATGGCATTTGTATAATTTCTCATCTTTTACTCAAAGCGAAGGCTTAAGAAGTGAAAAATTCTGTATAATAAGAGGATATTATTCAACAACATATTCTAAGCAGTCAGTTAAAGACTTAAAATATGAAACTGTAGGGTATAGACCGGTTTTAGAATTGATTGAATAAAATATAAGCGTATGGGCACTTATTTATAGTAGCTTATGCGCTTTTATATTAATAAATAGATAATAATAGGAGGAAAAATGAAATTAACAAATTTAAGTAACAGAAAGAAAGGAATAATATTTATAACTGCATCTGCATTTGGATTTGCAATGATGTCAGCATTTGTTAAGATTTCTGGTGATTTGCCATCGTTTCAAAAAACTTTTTTTAGAAATATAGTATCACTCATGGTGGCATTCGCACTAATATCAAAACATAGAGGAAACTTTTTTGGTCAAAAAAATAATCAGAAGACATTGTTGCTCAGGTCGATATTTGGAACTTTAGGCATTTTATTTAATTTCTACTCTATAGATAAACTAGTTCTATCAGATGCTAATATGTTAAATAAATTGAGCCCTTTCTTCGTAATTATTTTTTCGGGAATATTTTTAAAAGAGAAAGTGAATATAAAACAAATTATAGCAATAATTATAGCATTTATAGGAACTTTATTCATAATAAAGCCTTCATTAAACTTAGAAATAATGCCTGCAATAGCTGGAATTTTAGGTGGTGTCACTGCAGCAGCAGCTTATACATGTGTTAGAGCTTTAAGTGGAAAAGAACATCCAGAAACTATTGTATTCTATTTTTCTTTTATTTCTAGTGTAATTACTTTTCCATTAATGATAATATACTATGAAAATATGAATATAATGCAACTTATCTATTTGCTTTTAGCTGGTATCTTTGCAAGTCTTGGACAATTTGGAATAACTTTAGCATATAAGTACGCACCAGCAAAGGAAATATCAATATTTGATTATACAAATATAATTTTTTCAGCAATAATAAGTTTATGTTTATTTGGAATTCTTCCTGATTACATGAGTTTTATAGGATATATTATTATCTTCAGTGCATCTTTATATATGTTTTTATACAATAAAGATTGACTATAAGTAATATAAAAAATATTAGTTAAGGAAAAAAATATAAAATTTATTAATAAAACTTGACAAAAGTGGATAGATATAATATTATCTAATTGAGAATGATTTTCAAAATTATTTAATTAAATAGGGAGTGGTACAAGTAATGAAAATAGTATATTGGTCAGGAACTGGAAACACAGAAAAAATGGCAGAATTAATTGCAAAAGGAATCATAGAAAGTGGGAAAGATGTTAATACTATAAATGTCTCAGATGTAAATATAGACGAATTATTAAATGAGGATATACTTATTCTAGGTTGTTCAGCAATGGGAGATGAAGTATTAGAAGAGTCAGAGTTTGAGCCATTTATAGAGGAAATTTCAACTAAGGTATCGGGTAAGAAAGTTGCACTTTTCGGTTCTTATGGTTGGGGCGATGGAAAATGGATGAGAGACTTTGAGGAAAGAATGAACGGATATGGTTGTATTGTAGTAGAAACACCATTAATAGTTCAAAATGAACCAGATGAAGCTGAACAAGATTGTATAGACTTTGGTAAGAAGATTGCTAATATATAATTAAATTTGGTGGTGATATGATATGAGATATCTAGATTTTTACAAAAGATTAGATTTGATGGACGAGAAGGAATATATAGAAAATTTCTTGGTATATAATTCATCATTAGTAATCGCAGGGGTTAAACCAGCTGTAACTATAAATTTGAAAAAAAGTAATGAAAAGATGTATATTGGTTGGAATGACTTCGGAAAAAAATTTATAAAGAATATAAATCTAAAGTTCATAGAGTTAAGAGAAAATAATGATTGTATGATAATAATGATTTATGATGAAAATATATTAGAAAAAGAATTAAATAAAAAATCACATATAGATTTTTTAGTAAACATAGGGTATCCTTCTCAAATAAAAATAGATAGATATATTGATACATTAAAATTTAGATATAATAAATATCACTGCCCTCATGAGCTTGGATTATTCCTAGGAATACCATTTGAAGATGTTAAAGATTTTATGGAATGTACTACTAAAAAATGTTTACTATGTGGGTACTGGAAGGTATATAACGATAGTAAGAAAGCAAAGATGATTTTTAACACATATGACACAGTTAAAGAATATACAATAAATAATATGCTTGAGGGAAGTTTATCGCGTGACCTCGCTTTAAGTATAAAAAACTCCTTTTATAAAAACGCTTTATACATTTGATTATAAAAATTGTATTTAGCAAATAGATGATTTAGATTATTAAAATTGATTAATATAATTAAAAAAGTTTTATCAAAATTTTGAATACAAAATAAAATATTCTTGGTAACGCACACTACCATGAATGTGAGTAATTAACCACCAAAAGTTTAATATTTAGTGACCACACACCACTAAGTATTATGATTAAACGATATTTTATAATGTCCACACACCATTATAAATATCTTCACAAATAGTACAAACGAATAATTTCTATTTAATATAATAAAGTAGATACATTTCATAAAATTCAAATATGACCCACAAGGTTTACAAAAACTTTGTGGGTCTAAAATTTTAATAATTATTAATTCTTATCAACCAATAGAAATATTTTAGTATCAAGGTTAAATTTATTTTAATAAATTTTTACAATGATAGATAATTAAAGTATAATTTGTTTAAGGATATTTTTCTGTAAAATAGTAAAAAATATAAAAAACATCATTAGTGGCTAATTAAATTAATTATTATTTTAACAATATCTAGGCGAAATCAAAGATTAATAGATAAATTATTTATGGTATAGGGAATTTTGAAGAATAAGGATGTGAGAAAATGAATATTATGTTCAACAAACTTTTTGAAATAGATAAAGTAAGTGATTCAATTGAAAAAATCAATTTTAGGGAAGCAGTAAGAGGAATAATAATAAAGGATAAAAAGATTCTAATGGTACATTCCAAGAATAAGGATTATAAGTTTCCAGGAGGAGGAATGAAAAAGGATGAGGGGCATATAGATGCTCTGAAAAGAGAAGTGGAAGAAGAAACTGGATATGTTTGCAGTAAAATTGGTGATCAACTTGGAATTATAACAGAAAGAAGCAAAGATAAATATGTTAATAATAGAGTTTTTAAGATGATCTCTTACTATTACTTAGCAGAAGTATCAAATGTAAGGAAAGCTCAAAAATTGGATCCATATGAGGCTAAATTAAAATTTAGGCCAGAGTGGATACAAATAGAAGATGCTATTAATAATAATGAAAAAATAATATCATCAGGAGTAGAAACAATTCCAAACTGGATTTTTAGAGAAACTTATGTGCTAAAAGTGATAAAAGATTATATAAATAGATTTAATAAAATAACATAATAATTAATGCGTATATATTGCTGTAATAAATTTATATTTAAAGTTTTAGTAAGTGAAATACTCATACGCAATTTAAATGTAGAAATTTAATTAAAGAATATATATTAAAAAGGCTCGAAAGAAATGTAAGAAACTTTATGAATTAATTCATATTGCACAGAATATTAATAAAAACAAGTGTTAGTCAAAAGAAGAATAATCTAAATACCTTATTTTAGTGATAAAGTATGTAGAGTAAGGTGGTGATTTTTAGTAATAAGTGATAAGATTATAAATAGTTATAAAAATTTTATATCAAAGAAAGAATGATATATGTTTATGAAATATTAACGATATGTCATTCTATTTGTGTGTTTTTATAAAAAATGTATTATAAATTATTGATTTTGGGATAGCGTGTATTAGAATACATTATGGAAGATGGAATTTATTATTGAATATATGAGCATTAAATTGTTGGAGTAGCGAGGAGTGATATAAAGACGAATATGAAGATATATAATGTGAATTGAAAATGGACAAGGGTAATAGCTATAAATATATAGCTTTAATTTTTGTTTAACGTTAACAGAAAAAACTAGTAACTTGGGTGTTTTACTAGAAGGAAGAAGGATATTGTGTGTTAATAAGAAAAGATGTTTTAAAGTTAGCAATACCTATAATGATAGAGCAAACATTTGTTATGTTATTAGGTACATGTAATACAATGATGGCAGGACATATTGGTGAACAAGCTGTATCAGCAATAGGAATGGTTGATTCTATAAACAATATGTTCATATCATTTTTTGCAGCTTTATCAGTTGGTGCAACGGTAGTGGTTGCGCAGCAGATAGGAAGAAATAAACCTAAGAAAGCAAATGAAACAGCTAAACAAGCTATTGTATCAGGTATTTTAGTATCATTAATTATAACATTGCTTTTGTGGATTTTCAGGATTAAATTAATTAATGTACTTTATGGTTCAGCAGAAGAATTAGTTAAAATCGATGCAAAACTATATTTGGAGTTTACTTTGCTTACGTATCCATTTATAGCAATAGAACAAATTGCTAATGGTATACTCAGAGGATGTGGAGATACAAAAACTCCTATGCAAATAACAATATTTATGAATCTTATAAATATTGCTTTAGGATATACATTGATATTTGGAATTAATACACTGAACATACCATCATTTGGAATAGCTGGTGCAGCAGTAGCAATTGCAATTGCTAGACTTATTGGTACTTTAATTATAATGTTAGTTTTATTTAGAGGAAGTAAAATTATAAAATTAAAAAATATATTTCCATTTAAATTTGATATGGAAATACAGAAAAATATATTTAATATAGGAATTCCAGCAGGTATGGAACAAGTGATATTTAATGCAGGAAAATTAATAGTTCAGATGTTTATAGTAACAATGGGAACAGCATCTATTGCTGCCAATGCAATTTCATCATCTATTGCTATAATGATAAATGTTCCAGGAAATTCGCTTTGTTTAGCAGCAACAACTTTTGTGGGACAGTATGTAGGGAGAAATGATATTAAAGGTGCAAAAAGTACATTAATATACTTGACTAAGTTTGGTACTATTTGCTTAGTATCTTTGGGATTGATTTTTATACCTATATCAAAATGGTTAGCATCTCTTTATACAAATGTTCCGGAGGTAATAAATATATCATCAACATTAACTAGAAGTAACAGTATAGCATTAATTGCTTGGGGGATATCTTTCATACTTTCATCCGGCCTTAAAGGAGCTGGTGATACCAGATATACTATGTTAACTGCATTTATAGGTATGTGGATATTTAGAATATTTGCAGGCTATATTTTAGGTATTGTTCTAGGAATTGGAGTTTTAGGAATTTGGATAGCTATGTATATTGATTGGATTGTACGTGGACTTATGTACTGCTTTAGGCTTAGGGGAAATAACTGGCTTAAGCATAGAATTTCTGATTAAAATAGTTAAAAGAAGTTATCTAAGAATAGGAAAATAATAATGGATGATTAACATTAATTTTTATTATTTTTAGATAACTTCTTTTGTATAGTTATAAGAAATTTGCAAAGATATTAAAAAAATAGTTATAATTTAAAAGAAAATGTTTACAATAATAACGGATGAGATTATAATAAGTAATAGAGTGTTTAAAAGTTTAAAGCATTAAATATTAATGTAACTTTTAACATAACCTCTAATACTCATTAATCTCTTTACATATAATTGGACTCCACTTTGGAGTTCTTTTATTATGTTCAAGAAATATTAAGTACATAGGAGAAGAATTATGAGAATAAGGTTTGGCTATGTAGCAATTTCAATGAGGTTGGGTAAAAAGATTTCTAGTTCTAGCACAGTTACATTTACAAATTATAATAAAATTATTTCTGAAATGAATAAATTAGATAAACTAAAGAGTATAACACTATCTAACTTAAATGATCTAGAGAAAATACTTAAGTATAATGTGGAGAATCAAATACACTTTTATAGAATAACATCTGCTTTAATTCCTCTAGTTACCCATCCTGATGTTGGGTATTGGGGACATAGAGAGATTTTTAAAAAGGATTTTGAATTTATTGGTAGAATAATTAGGGAAAATAATATGAGAGTCGATACACATCCAGATCAATTTAATGTTTTAAATAGTGCAAGTAATGAGATTGTTAAAAACTCTATCAGCAATTTAATGCGCCAAGTAGAATGGTTTGAAGATCTTGGGTATTTACATGGAAAAATGGTTTTGCATGTGGGAGGAGCAACTGGTGGAAAAGAGTCAGGGATAAGCAGATTCATTGATAATTTTTCTCTAATCCCAGAAGAAATAGGATCTAAATTAATTCTTGAAAATGATGATAAAATATATACTGCAAAGGAAGTTTTAGATATATGCAGAACTTTAAATCTTCCGATGGTATTAGATGTTCATCATCACAATTGCAATAATAATGGTGAAAATATAGAGGACTTACTCGAGGAGATTTTTAATACATGGGATAATGAATTTTTTCCGCCTAAAATACATTTTTCAACGCCTAAAGACCACGATAAAGATAGAAAACATGCTGATTATATAAATGCAGAGGATCTTGTTGAATTCTTAGAAAAAGCTAAGGTTTTAGATAGGGATTTTGATATAATGCTAGAATGTAAGCAGAAAGATGAGGCACTGTATAAATTAGTAAAAGATATAAAAGTCATAAGACCACAATATAAATGGATTGATAACAGCACTTTTGAATTATAAAATAGTCTTAACTACCTAGAAATTTTAATATTTTAGGTAGTTATTTTTATGAATATATATTTGAATTTAGCATCATTAATAATATTCTGATATAATAGATATATATGTTTTTGGAGGTAAATAATAATCTGGGAAGGAGGAAAGTACTGAATTGTGCTGCTTTATAACATAATTTTAACAAAAATTTATTCCAATGGGATTCATATGAAGAAAGAAGGGATTTATTGATGAGAAACATTATTAGAAATCTATTACTTGGATTAATAATAATATCAGCAATAATGGGACAACCTGTTTTTGCAGCAGATAATGATTTAAACTCATATGTATATAACCATTTAGAAAACTGGGACACAGAGTTTCAAATTGATTATTATAAATCTGATGTATTAGAAGTAGTACAAAATATTGCAAAAGACGATGATTACTTAATGAGATCACTAGAGAAAATGGTCTATGAAAGAGTTGGAGATAAAGCAACATTAAAGGTTACTTATAGAACAACTAAAGATCAAGAGTTATATATTAATCAAGAGCTAACTAAAATAGTTAATTCTATAACTACCAATGGAATGAGCGATTTTGATAAGGTCAAGGCAATAAATGAATATTTAATAAATAGATTTGAATATGATGATAGTCTTGTATCTAATAATGCCTATTCTGCATTGACAACTGGAAAAACTACATGTCAAGGTTATGCCATGACTGCTTATAAAATGCTTAAATTAGCAGGTGTAGAGAATAAAATTATTATTGGAAATTTAGATGGCGTTCCTCATGGATGGAACTTAGTTAAATTAAATAATAAGTGGTATCATTTAGATGTCACAAATAATGATGCATTAGGAAATAATAAATATTTTCTAAGACAAGATAAGGTTCTAAAAAATGATGGATTTACATGGAAAGAAAGTGATTATCCAGAATGCTCTGAGGATTATAATTATGAGAATAATAAGGCAAGCAGTTATACTGGATTATTATCTGAGCTTAAGTCAAATAAAGATGGTAAGTGGAATTTAGTTAATTCTGCGTGGTATTTTTTAGAAAATACAGGACGTTATGCAACTGGATGGAATGTAATAGATAATAATTGGTATTACTTAGGCAATGATGGCATAATGAAAACCGGATGGATATACTCTAATGGAAAATGGTATTATTGCTATCCTGGAAGTGGGGCTATGGCTCTTAATTCTGTTATTGATGGAAAATATAGAGTTGATTCAAATGGAGCATGGATATCATAGCTGTAGCAAATAAACAATAAAGTTTATATTGACAAAAGCTTAAGTTTTTTGTACAATTTAAACAATTTAATATATCGCATAATAAAGAAAGTAATTTATTATATTTCTTTATTCTAGATTTTCAATAAAAGCAATGAAAAGAATAAGTAGAAATTAGTGATGCCATACAGAAAGTTACCGGTTGATGAGAGGTGCATGGAAGCTGGTTTTGAATACATCTTAGAGCTTCAAGCTGAAAAAAAATTTCTTTTGAGTAGGTGATGACGGAACCCTGCACCCGTTATAGTGCTAAAGTATAACCAAAATTTTGGCGTACTTGAAGAGGTTAATCGTGTGAGCGATTAATGAATTAAGGTGGTAACACGAGAGCTAGACTCTTGTCCTTTATATTTTAAAGGACAAGAGTTTTTTTGTTGTAAATATTGAATCTTGTAACGCTTACTTATATTAAAAATAAGAAATATTTAGGAGTTAAGAAGATGAAAAAGAATGCTGAAGAACAAATTAAAATTATAAGGAAAGGAGCTACAGACATAATTAGCATTGATGATTTGGAGAAAAAAATTATTAAATCGGCAAAAGAAGATAAACCTTTAATAATTAAGTTAGGGTTAGATCCAACTGCGCCAGACATCCATTTAGGTCATGCGGTTGTATTAAGAAAGATTAAGCAAATGCAAGATTTAGGGCATCGAGCAGTTATAATAATTGGGGATTTTACGGGTAAAATAGGGGATCCAACCGGAAAATCTAAAACTAGGAAGCCACTGACCAAAGAAGAAGTAGTAGAAAATGCATTAACGTATCAAAAGCAAATTTTCAAAATTTTAGATAGAGATAAAACAGAAATTAAATTTAATAGTGAATGGTTATCTAAACTATCATTTGAAGAAGTTTTAAAACTGGCTGCGACTACAACAGTTGCAAGAATGCTAGAAAGAGAAGATTTTAAAAAGAGATATAATTCTAACACGGCTATTGGAATCCATGAATTTTTTTATCCTCTAATGCAAGGTTATGATTCTATAGCATTAGAGGCTGATATAGAATTAGGAGGAACTGATCAGACATTTAATATTCTTATGGGGAGGACATTGCAAAAAAATGCTGGAATGGAGCAGCAAATAGCGATATTTATGCCTATATTAGAAGGTCTGGATGGGAAGGAAAAAATGAGTAAGAGCTTAGGAAATTATATAGGAATACAAGAACCAGCAGAAATAATGTTTAAGAAAGTAATGGAGGTTCCTGATAATCTAATTATAAAATATTACGAACTTGCTACGGATGAGCATCCAGATAAAATTAGAGAAATTAAGGAAGAGTTGGATAATGGCAAAAATCCAAGAGATGTAAAATTTGAACTTGCAAAAATTATAACAAAATTATATCACACAGAAGAAGAAAGTAAATTCGCACTTGAATATTTTGAAAATGTATTTAAAAATAAAAGTATGCCTGATGAAGTGCCTGAGATAAATATATCTCCTGAATGTAGCTTATTAGACGATGTTGGAAAAGTTCTTGTTAAAAGTAACTTAGTAAAATCGTATAACGAATTTAAAAGACTTGTAAGTCAGGGTGGAGTGTATATAAATATGCAAAAAGTAACTGATTTTAATAATACAACAATTAAAAATGGAGATATAATAAAGTTAGGTAAGAAGAAGTTTTATAAAATAGTAAAGTAGCTAAAAGTGTATTAAAAAGAATTAAGTGAAAGAATATATACTATATTAAAAGAGGCAGTCAATTGAACTGCCTCTTTTAATAAATTAATTCATAAAGAATTATGACTGCTTTTGCTTTTCTATGTAATTTTCGTACCAATTATTAAATAGAACTTTACATGAAGCAGCAACTGGTACTGCAAGGAGCATGCCTAATAACCCGCCTACATTTCCCCCGATTAGTATAGCCATCATTGTAAATACCGCATGCAAACCTACGCTATTTCCAACAATTTTAGGGGCTAGAAGATTATTATCAATTTGTTGTACAACTAGCATAGCAACTATGGAGTAAAGTATTTTTATAGGAGTACCACTTAAAAGTCCCATAATGGCAGCAAGAATAGTACCAATAATTGGGCCTACATATGGAATCATATTGCTTATTCCTGCGATTATACCAATTACAAAAGCGTAATCTATTCCAACAATTGAAAGTGCTATCGCTGATAATACCCCAACGAAAAAAGCTTCCAGCAATTGACCGCGCAGGTACTTAGCAAAGACTTCATGAACAACTCTAAAAACGTAAATAATTTTATTGCCTAAAATACTTTTACCAAATACTAAATAATAAAGCTTATTCCATAGTCCTATAAAATATTCAGAATCCTTTAGAAGGTATATACTGATTACAAGTGCAATAAAAAATGTTGCAACACCACTTCCAATTGACATTATATATGAGGTCATATTTCCTAAGTTGCTTTCAACATATCTTTGTAAATATATAATTCCGCTAATAATATAAGGTTTTATATTATCTATAAAAGAATTATCCAGCTTATCTAAAGTTCCTTTTATTGATTCGGTTGAAAAGGAATTGCTCTTTAAGTATAGGGAAATATGTTGAGTAATATTTATAATAGTAGTATTATTTGATATCTGACCGCCTATCATAAAATAGATTCCTAAGATTAATCCTGAAAATATACCAATAATTAAGATATATGTAATCATAATTGCTATAATTCTTCGAGTAGATGCCTTCTCTAATTTATATAATTTGTTCTGCTTTAGAAAAGTTTCAAGGCCTCTAGTTATAGGATATAAAAGATATGCTATTATGATACCGAAAAGCAGTGGCTTAATTAAATTAGTTAAATATCCTAGAAAGTCAAATGCAGATCTAAATAATAATCCCATATTTAAAATAATTAAAAATGCTATATATAGTATAACGGCTGTAATAACTATATATATGGAATACTTGAATAATTTTTTATCAAATTCAATTTTCATATAACGGTATTATCTCCTTATTTTACTTTATCTTAATTTACTATTATATGAATTATATCATATTTTAAAGCAAATATATCACATAAATATTTAAGCAAAACTTATAATGGGATAATGGATAACTTTTTATTGAAACATTTCTTAAAGCTTTCATCCATTTCTACAGGTAAACTATCTTGCATGTATTTAACACTACTCTTAGGAAGTGTTAATTTAAAAGTATCTTTCTGATTAATAATTGTGACTTCGGATAAGCTATTATAAAAATACTTATCAATTTTATGAGCAAGACATAATATTATTGAAATTTTTTTGCATATTAGAATTTCCTCTTTTTTAAGGATATTTTTATATTCATCTGATAATTTGTAATCAAATTTACCGCTTAGTGCTATGGCGTAACCAAGCATTAATATTTGTTTATGTGTAAGTCCTGAAATTAAGGAGTTAATTATGATATATAAGCTATGTTTATAAGCATGTTTTATAGAAATACTTACCCCTAAATCATGCAATTTAGCTGCTGCACCAAGAAGTTTATATTCTAATTCTAAAAATTCATAATTTGGTTTTTCAAGGTATTTAAAAAATACAAGAGATAAATCACGTATTTTCTCAGCATGTGAAATATTTAAGTCATTATTTGTTAAGATATTGTTTAATGAGTAATCTAAAATATCAATATTATCAAGATCTTTATTCAATAGTTTTTCGTATAAAACACCTTCACGGATTCCATATTGACTAATTTTTAAAGCAGGACAATTGCAATAGTTCATAAGCATTACAAGTGCCGAGAAAGGTGCGGTAAATATGTCAGATCTTTCTCTAGGTAATCCCTTTAATTTTGCCTTTTGGTTCATATTAAGATTGAGAACATATTCATGAATTATTTTAACTTCATCAAAGAGCATAGTATAATTATGGAGCAGGTCAAGTGGATATTTAATAAATTTCTTATGAATTTTACCAATCGAACGAGCTGTTCCACCAATTCCAATTAAAGGCAAATTTTGAGCGAGCTTTAGCCAAGGTAACTTATCAAATTCATTGAATATAAATTTCTTAAATGCTGAAATAGTATTTTTATCTGCTGGCACATCAAAAGGAAATAGCTTAGTTAGTGGTATGGATCCAAGAGGTAAGCTTACCCCATTAAGTATTTTTTTATCTTTCATTAAAGTGATTTCCATGCTTGAACCACCAATATCA from the Clostridium beijerinckii genome contains:
- the tyrS gene encoding tyrosine--tRNA ligase — protein: MKKNAEEQIKIIRKGATDIISIDDLEKKIIKSAKEDKPLIIKLGLDPTAPDIHLGHAVVLRKIKQMQDLGHRAVIIIGDFTGKIGDPTGKSKTRKPLTKEEVVENALTYQKQIFKILDRDKTEIKFNSEWLSKLSFEEVLKLAATTTVARMLEREDFKKRYNSNTAIGIHEFFYPLMQGYDSIALEADIELGGTDQTFNILMGRTLQKNAGMEQQIAIFMPILEGLDGKEKMSKSLGNYIGIQEPAEIMFKKVMEVPDNLIIKYYELATDEHPDKIREIKEELDNGKNPRDVKFELAKIITKLYHTEEESKFALEYFENVFKNKSMPDEVPEINISPECSLLDDVGKVLVKSNLVKSYNEFKRLVSQGGVYINMQKVTDFNNTTIKNGDIIKLGKKKFYKIVK
- a CDS encoding flavodoxin, giving the protein MKIVYWSGTGNTEKMAELIAKGIIESGKDVNTINVSDVNIDELLNEDILILGCSAMGDEVLEESEFEPFIEEISTKVSGKKVALFGSYGWGDGKWMRDFEERMNGYGCIVVETPLIVQNEPDEAEQDCIDFGKKIANI
- a CDS encoding MATE family efflux transporter → MLIRKDVLKLAIPIMIEQTFVMLLGTCNTMMAGHIGEQAVSAIGMVDSINNMFISFFAALSVGATVVVAQQIGRNKPKKANETAKQAIVSGILVSLIITLLLWIFRIKLINVLYGSAEELVKIDAKLYLEFTLLTYPFIAIEQIANGILRGCGDTKTPMQITIFMNLINIALGYTLIFGINTLNIPSFGIAGAAVAIAIARLIGTLIIMLVLFRGSKIIKLKNIFPFKFDMEIQKNIFNIGIPAGMEQVIFNAGKLIVQMFIVTMGTASIAANAISSSIAIMINVPGNSLCLAATTFVGQYVGRNDIKGAKSTLIYLTKFGTICLVSLGLIFIPISKWLASLYTNVPEVINISSTLTRSNSIALIAWGISFILSSGLKGAGDTRYTMLTAFIGMWIFRIFAGYILGIVLGIGVLGIWIAMYIDWIVRGLMYCFRLRGNNWLKHRISD
- a CDS encoding transglutaminase domain-containing protein; translation: MRNIIRNLLLGLIIISAIMGQPVFAADNDLNSYVYNHLENWDTEFQIDYYKSDVLEVVQNIAKDDDYLMRSLEKMVYERVGDKATLKVTYRTTKDQELYINQELTKIVNSITTNGMSDFDKVKAINEYLINRFEYDDSLVSNNAYSALTTGKTTCQGYAMTAYKMLKLAGVENKIIIGNLDGVPHGWNLVKLNNKWYHLDVTNNDALGNNKYFLRQDKVLKNDGFTWKESDYPECSEDYNYENNKASSYTGLLSELKSNKDGKWNLVNSAWYFLENTGRYATGWNVIDNNWYYLGNDGIMKTGWIYSNGKWYYCYPGSGAMALNSVIDGKYRVDSNGAWIS
- a CDS encoding AI-2E family transporter — translated: MKIEFDKKLFKYSIYIVITAVILYIAFLIILNMGLLFRSAFDFLGYLTNLIKPLLFGIIIAYLLYPITRGLETFLKQNKLYKLEKASTRRIIAIMITYILIIGIFSGLILGIYFMIGGQISNNTTIINITQHISLYLKSNSFSTESIKGTLDKLDNSFIDNIKPYIISGIIYLQRYVESNLGNMTSYIMSIGSGVATFFIALVISIYLLKDSEYFIGLWNKLYYLVFGKSILGNKIIYVFRVVHEVFAKYLRGQLLEAFFVGVLSAIALSIVGIDYAFVIGIIAGISNMIPYVGPIIGTILAAIMGLLSGTPIKILYSIVAMLVVQQIDNNLLAPKIVGNSVGLHAVFTMMAILIGGNVGGLLGMLLAVPVAASCKVLFNNWYENYIEKQKQS
- a CDS encoding DUF3793 family protein, encoding MRYLDFYKRLDLMDEKEYIENFLVYNSSLVIAGVKPAVTINLKKSNEKMYIGWNDFGKKFIKNINLKFIELRENNDCMIIMIYDENILEKELNKKSHIDFLVNIGYPSQIKIDRYIDTLKFRYNKYHCPHELGLFLGIPFEDVKDFMECTTKKCLLCGYWKVYNDSKKAKMIFNTYDTVKEYTINNMLEGSLSRDLALSIKNSFYKNALYI
- a CDS encoding NUDIX domain-containing protein, whose protein sequence is MNIMFNKLFEIDKVSDSIEKINFREAVRGIIIKDKKILMVHSKNKDYKFPGGGMKKDEGHIDALKREVEEETGYVCSKIGDQLGIITERSKDKYVNNRVFKMISYYYLAEVSNVRKAQKLDPYEAKLKFRPEWIQIEDAINNNEKIISSGVETIPNWIFRETYVLKVIKDYINRFNKIT
- a CDS encoding DMT family transporter, translating into MKLTNLSNRKKGIIFITASAFGFAMMSAFVKISGDLPSFQKTFFRNIVSLMVAFALISKHRGNFFGQKNNQKTLLLRSIFGTLGILFNFYSIDKLVLSDANMLNKLSPFFVIIFSGIFLKEKVNIKQIIAIIIAFIGTLFIIKPSLNLEIMPAIAGILGGVTAAAAYTCVRALSGKEHPETIVFYFSFISSVITFPLMIIYYENMNIMQLIYLLLAGIFASLGQFGITLAYKYAPAKEISIFDYTNIIFSAIISLCLFGILPDYMSFIGYIIIFSASLYMFLYNKD
- the uvsE gene encoding UV DNA damage repair endonuclease UvsE, with translation MRIRFGYVAISMRLGKKISSSSTVTFTNYNKIISEMNKLDKLKSITLSNLNDLEKILKYNVENQIHFYRITSALIPLVTHPDVGYWGHREIFKKDFEFIGRIIRENNMRVDTHPDQFNVLNSASNEIVKNSISNLMRQVEWFEDLGYLHGKMVLHVGGATGGKESGISRFIDNFSLIPEEIGSKLILENDDKIYTAKEVLDICRTLNLPMVLDVHHHNCNNNGENIEDLLEEIFNTWDNEFFPPKIHFSTPKDHDKDRKHADYINAEDLVEFLEKAKVLDRDFDIMLECKQKDEALYKLVKDIKVIRPQYKWIDNSTFEL